ATCTCCAGCTCGGCCTTGAGGTTGACCTCGTAGTCGTGGCGGGCGGCCTCGCGGTCTTTGATGGCCTGGCGGTTCTGGCTCATCATGATCACCGGCGCCTGCAGGGCGGCCAGCATCGACAGCATCAGGTTCAGGAAGATGAAGGGGTAGGGGTCGAAGGGCTTGACCCCCGCGACGCCGAGCGCCCAGGCGTTGAGGCCGACCCAGGCGACCAGCACCACGCCGAACCCGATGATGAAGGCCCAGGAGCCGCCGATGGCCGCCACCCGGTCGGCCAGCCGCTGGCCGAAGGTCATGTCATCGGCGTCCGCCGACAGGTCGCGCGAGATGGCGCCGCGGGCGATGATCCGCTCGATGACCGTCCGCTCCAGCTCGGAAATCTCGTCGGCCGGGCGGCCGAGCAGTTTCCGCGAGGCCTCGTCGCAGGTCATGGGGGCGGGTTTCACGGCGGTCTCCGGGGTCTTGACGCCAAGGCTATCACCGTCACCGGCGGGCGGCGCTATCGAAGCGGCGACCATTATACCGCGGCGTGCCCCACCCACAAAAAAGCCCGCAGCCGCCCGAAGACCCGCGAAAATCGGCCAAGGCCCCGTATCTGTGGGGTTTTGCGTGGGGGCGGCGGCTGGGGATGTGGGTCGCGGCGTGGGTCGGGCGTGGGGGGAGGCGCGGGGAATGTGGGCCGAAAGTGTGCCGGCGCGACCTACGGCTCGGACAGGGGAG
The nucleotide sequence above comes from Caulobacter sp. NIBR1757. Encoded proteins:
- a CDS encoding DUF1003 domain-containing protein — translated: MKPAPMTCDEASRKLLGRPADEISELERTVIERIIARGAISRDLSADADDMTFGQRLADRVAAIGGSWAFIIGFGVVLVAWVGLNAWALGVAGVKPFDPYPFIFLNLMLSMLAALQAPVIMMSQNRQAIKDREAARHDYEVNLKAELEIMALHEKLDALRDHDLAEMIRQQTALLRQLSA